In Brachypodium distachyon strain Bd21 chromosome 2, Brachypodium_distachyon_v3.0, whole genome shotgun sequence, one genomic interval encodes:
- the LOC100833783 gene encoding uncharacterized protein LOC100833783 gives MRVRSIFHSHLTAPRAETERQLKAPLERTEHVQFIMGNSLRCCLACVLPCGALDLVRVVHLGGRVDEYYYGVSAAAVLAAHPDHVLTKPCASSSSSSSSTSTPARILVVPPGSELRRGEIYFLVPAASVMSAADAKTKKKPSADAAIAGDADGRRRNHHVRSKSEGSGASSSSSPETTKGQDTSAGQQQQQQHRRRMSTGSHAAPWHPHLARIAEDPPLNT, from the coding sequence ATGCGCGTTCGATCGATCTTCCACAGTCACCTCACGGCGCCGCGCGCAGAGACAGAAAGGCAGCTAAAGGCGCCGCTAGAGCGTACTGAGCACGTACAGTTCATAATGGGGAACAGCTTGAGGTGCTGCCTGGCGTGCGTGCTGCCGTGCGGCGCGCTGGACTTGGTCCGGGTGGTGCACCTCGGCGGCCGCGTCGACGAGTACTACTACGGtgtgtccgccgccgccgtcctcgccgcaCACCCCGACCACGTGCTCACCAAGCCCTGCgcctcgtcgtcttcctcctcgtcctccacgTCCACGCCGGCCCGGATACTCGTCGTGCCGCCGGGCTCCGAGCTGCGGCGCGGCGAGATCTACTTCCTCGTCCCGGCCGCCTCCGTGAtgtccgccgccgacgccaagacgaagaagaagccgagTGCCGATGCCGCCATTgccggcgacgccgacggccgcCGGAGGAACCACCACGTCCGCAGCAAGTCGGAGGGCAGCGGcgcttcttcgtcgtcgtcgccggagacgacgaagggtcaGGACACGTCGGCaggtcagcagcagcagcagcagcaccggaGGCGGATGAGCACCGGCAGCCACGCGGCGCCGTGGCACCCGCACCTGGCGCGCATCGCCGAGGACCCCCCGCTGAATACATGA
- the LOC100833476 gene encoding kelch-like protein 29 isoform X3 — translation MASSARARMGAGRKTETYNAATPSNTRLHGDQSFSAHNLKEDKLAGVIFGCTHKTINECLSKQLFGLPAGHFTYVKNIKPGLPLFLFNYSDRKMHGIFEAATSGQLAIDQFAWSHDGRTKTLYPAQFGVSSHSLDPVPYKLVDQNADNASASRTSKNNFDEEASDWDDLDDGLTEKGLDAVSDYRPHINAVHDEQHDTMAILQKLQELSLLRQEKAQSSKDVVSISDKSIPQESPPGATFPKDPSNVTLEGDPVVKDNTSFEQHCGNDELVQIINEIAKKTEAIGKKQIESDQEILVLRKYVKNMKTKLQQLQYQHDKLQMEYSAVLLGETRNIVEGPSIFLIGGHNGISWLPSLDSFYPTIDRLMPLRPMSSARSYTGVAALNDHIYVFGGGDGSSWYNTVECYNRVSNEWMACPRLKQKKGSLAGATLNGKIFAIGGGDGYQSLSEVEMFDPALGSWIYSPFMRQCRFTPAAAELNGVLYVVGGYDFNSNTYLQSMERYDPREGLWTQLASMTTKRGSHSVTVLGEALYAVGGHDGNHMVSTVEIFDPRANSWRLSSPISIPRGYACAVTANDNVYLIGGIETNGENIETVEMYNERQGWSIPGYKAIGQRSFASSIVV, via the exons ATGGCCTCCAGCGCCCGAGCAAG AATGGGTGCTGGAAGGAAGACTGAGACCTACAATGCTGCGACACCAAGCAATACACGGTTGCACGGGGACCAATCCTTTTCTGCTCATAATCTCAAGGAAGATAAGCTAGCTGGAGTTATTTTTGGCTGCACACACAAAACCATCAATGAGTGCCTCTCTAAACAGCTATTTG GTTTGCCTGCGGGACATTTCACCTATGTGAAGAATATTAAACCAGGTCTGCCACTGTTTCTGTTCAATTATAGTGACAGAAAAATGCATGGCATTTTTGAGGCTGCAACTTCTGGCCAACTTGCCATTGACCAATTTGCTTGGAGTCATGATGGTAGAACAAAGACACTATATCCTGCACAG TTTGGTGTTTCGTCGCATTCACTTGATCCAGTTCCTTACAAACTGGTTGATCAAAATGCCGACAATGCTAGTGCAAGTAGAACATCAAAGAACAACTTTGATGAGGAGGCTTCTGACTGGGATGATTTGGATGATGGTTTGACTGAGAAAGGATTAGATGCTGTGAGTGATTACCGTCCACATATCAATGCAGTGCATGATGAACAACATGACACAATGGCTATTTTGCAAAAGTTGCAAGAATTGTCTCTTCTGCGTCAGGAGAAGGCCCAATCCTCGAAGGATGTTGTTTCTATTTCAGATAAAAGCATTCCTCAAGAATCACCGCCAGGTGCTACTTTTCCTAAAGATCCATCTAATGTCACCTTGGAGGGTGATCCAGTTGTGAAAGACAACACATCCTTTGAGCAACATTGTGGAAATGATGAG CTGGTTCAAATTATCAATGAAATAGCCAAGAAGACCGAGGCAATTGGGAAAAAACAG ATTGAGTCAGATCAAGAAATACTTGTATTGAGGAAATATGTAAAGaacatgaaaacaaaacttcagCAACTGCAATACCAACATGACAAATTACAAATGGAGTACTCAGCTGTACTCCTTGGCGAAACACGCAATATTGTGGAAGGGCCATCAATATTCCTTATAGGTGGCCATAATGGCATTAGCTGGTTGCCATCCCTTGATTCCTTTTACCCTACAATAGATAGACTAATGCCACTAAGGCCAATGAGCTCGGCCCGGTCATATACTGGCGTTGCTGCACTGAACGATCACATCTATGTTTTTGGTGGTGGCGATGGCAGTTCATGGTATAACACAG TGGAATGCTACAACAGGGTGAGCAACGAGTGGATGGCATGCCCACGCTTGAAACAGAAGAAAGGAAGTCTTGCTGGAGCCACATTGAATGGTAAAATATTTGCTATTGGCGGGGGCGATGGGTATCAGTCTTTATCAGAAGTTGAGATGTTTGACCCAGCACTTGGGAGTTGGATATACAGCCCTTTTATGCGGCAATGT CGATTTACTCCTGCCGCAGCCGAATTAAATGGGGTTCTCTATGTAGTTGGTGGTTATGATTTCAACAGCAACACATACTTACA ATCAATGGAGAGGTATGATCCAAGGGAAGGTCTCTGGACCCAGCTTGCAAGCATGACGACAAAAAGAGGATCCCACTCTGTGACCGTCTTGGGGGAAGCCCT ATATGCTGTGGGAGGGCATGATGGAAACCACATGGTTTCCACTGTGGAGATCTTTGACCCTCGTGCCAATTCGTGGAGGTTAAGCAGCCCGATCAGCATCCCAAGAGGATACGCATGTGCGGTGACAGCGAACGATAATGTGTACCTCATTGGTGGGATTGAAACCAATGGAGAAAATATTGAAACT GTGGAAATGTACAACGAGAGGCAAGGCTGGTCGATCCCTGGTTACAAAGCGATAGGGCAAAGGTCGTTTGCCTCTTCTATTGTGGTCTGA
- the LOC100833476 gene encoding uncharacterized protein LOC100833476 isoform X2, giving the protein MGAGRKTETYNAATPSNTRLHGDQSFSAHNLKEDKLAGVIFGCTHKTINECLSKQLFGLPAGHFTYVKNIKPGLPLFLFNYSDRKMHGIFEAATSGQLAIDQFAWSHDGRTKTLYPAQVHVSTKTQCLPLPENKYKSVISGNYYLFRHFYFELDHAQTRDLISLFVPAPVHPAPNKRSPSVPPAPVHAISNNQFGVSSHSLDPVPYKLVDQNADNASASRTSKNNFDEEASDWDDLDDGLTEKGLDAVSDYRPHINAVHDEQHDTMAILQKLQELSLLRQEKAQSSKDVVSISDKSIPQESPPGATFPKDPSNVTLEGDPVVKDNTSFEQHCGNDELVQIINEIAKKTEAIGKKQIESDQEILVLRKYVKNMKTKLQQLQYQHDKLQMEYSAVLLGETRNIVEGPSIFLIGGHNGISWLPSLDSFYPTIDRLMPLRPMSSARSYTGVAALNDHIYVFGGGDGSSWYNTVECYNRVSNEWMACPRLKQKKGSLAGATLNGKIFAIGGGDGYQSLSEVEMFDPALGSWIYSPFMRQCRFTPAAAELNGVLYVVGGYDFNSNTYLQSMERYDPREGLWTQLASMTTKRGSHSVTVLGEALYAVGGHDGNHMVSTVEIFDPRANSWRLSSPISIPRGYACAVTANDNVYLIGGIETNGENIETVEMYNERQGWSIPGYKAIGQRSFASSIVV; this is encoded by the exons ATGGGTGCTGGAAGGAAGACTGAGACCTACAATGCTGCGACACCAAGCAATACACGGTTGCACGGGGACCAATCCTTTTCTGCTCATAATCTCAAGGAAGATAAGCTAGCTGGAGTTATTTTTGGCTGCACACACAAAACCATCAATGAGTGCCTCTCTAAACAGCTATTTG GTTTGCCTGCGGGACATTTCACCTATGTGAAGAATATTAAACCAGGTCTGCCACTGTTTCTGTTCAATTATAGTGACAGAAAAATGCATGGCATTTTTGAGGCTGCAACTTCTGGCCAACTTGCCATTGACCAATTTGCTTGGAGTCATGATGGTAGAACAAAGACACTATATCCTGCACAG GTTCATGTCTCCACCAAAACTCAGTGCCTGCCACTCCCAGAAAACAAATACAAAAGTGTGATTAGTGGCAATTATTATTTATTTCGCCACTTCTACTTCGAGCTAGATCATGCACAAACAAGAGATttaatttctttgtttgtaCCTGCTCCTGTTCATCCTGCTCCAAACAAACGGAGTCCTTCCGTACCTCCTGCTCCTGTTCATGCTATTTCAAACAATCAGTTTGGTGTTTCGTCGCATTCACTTGATCCAGTTCCTTACAAACTGGTTGATCAAAATGCCGACAATGCTAGTGCAAGTAGAACATCAAAGAACAACTTTGATGAGGAGGCTTCTGACTGGGATGATTTGGATGATGGTTTGACTGAGAAAGGATTAGATGCTGTGAGTGATTACCGTCCACATATCAATGCAGTGCATGATGAACAACATGACACAATGGCTATTTTGCAAAAGTTGCAAGAATTGTCTCTTCTGCGTCAGGAGAAGGCCCAATCCTCGAAGGATGTTGTTTCTATTTCAGATAAAAGCATTCCTCAAGAATCACCGCCAGGTGCTACTTTTCCTAAAGATCCATCTAATGTCACCTTGGAGGGTGATCCAGTTGTGAAAGACAACACATCCTTTGAGCAACATTGTGGAAATGATGAG CTGGTTCAAATTATCAATGAAATAGCCAAGAAGACCGAGGCAATTGGGAAAAAACAG ATTGAGTCAGATCAAGAAATACTTGTATTGAGGAAATATGTAAAGaacatgaaaacaaaacttcagCAACTGCAATACCAACATGACAAATTACAAATGGAGTACTCAGCTGTACTCCTTGGCGAAACACGCAATATTGTGGAAGGGCCATCAATATTCCTTATAGGTGGCCATAATGGCATTAGCTGGTTGCCATCCCTTGATTCCTTTTACCCTACAATAGATAGACTAATGCCACTAAGGCCAATGAGCTCGGCCCGGTCATATACTGGCGTTGCTGCACTGAACGATCACATCTATGTTTTTGGTGGTGGCGATGGCAGTTCATGGTATAACACAG TGGAATGCTACAACAGGGTGAGCAACGAGTGGATGGCATGCCCACGCTTGAAACAGAAGAAAGGAAGTCTTGCTGGAGCCACATTGAATGGTAAAATATTTGCTATTGGCGGGGGCGATGGGTATCAGTCTTTATCAGAAGTTGAGATGTTTGACCCAGCACTTGGGAGTTGGATATACAGCCCTTTTATGCGGCAATGT CGATTTACTCCTGCCGCAGCCGAATTAAATGGGGTTCTCTATGTAGTTGGTGGTTATGATTTCAACAGCAACACATACTTACA ATCAATGGAGAGGTATGATCCAAGGGAAGGTCTCTGGACCCAGCTTGCAAGCATGACGACAAAAAGAGGATCCCACTCTGTGACCGTCTTGGGGGAAGCCCT ATATGCTGTGGGAGGGCATGATGGAAACCACATGGTTTCCACTGTGGAGATCTTTGACCCTCGTGCCAATTCGTGGAGGTTAAGCAGCCCGATCAGCATCCCAAGAGGATACGCATGTGCGGTGACAGCGAACGATAATGTGTACCTCATTGGTGGGATTGAAACCAATGGAGAAAATATTGAAACT GTGGAAATGTACAACGAGAGGCAAGGCTGGTCGATCCCTGGTTACAAAGCGATAGGGCAAAGGTCGTTTGCCTCTTCTATTGTGGTCTGA
- the LOC100834092 gene encoding uncharacterized protein LOC100834092, translating to MKILESPLMGEFIGYLKSTWSGNSRVSQRRRRLRQLVAMVRGVADAAEGRAVRSSSLNRWLELLRNEALRGQAALDATSDPSAVVGSARKFVAGLKTLFVCSAEVDRLTDAVEALERLAGPGADLDIFLKTLQLDAAANAMDVDGPSSAFVAARYRAEQGSYSVSAAGDDDDEMPMLGVKRKRVGGCSGVEQAGAEDGDGEGEAASCGGGGERVVVFVDRACRHKRRALACRRHAAGAGAAPAAAVAVAMARVRRRIGRPDIGRRLSSISLQ from the coding sequence ATGAAGATCCTTGAGTCGCCGCTGATGGGCGAGTTCATCGGGTACCTCAAATCCACCTGGAGCGGCAACTCGCGGGTgagccagcgccggcgccgcctgcggCAGCTGGTAGCCATGGTGCGCGGCGTGGCGGACGCCGCCGAGGGCCGCGCGGTGAGGAGCAGCTCGCTCAACCGCTGGCTGGAGCTTCTGCGTAAcgaggccctgcggggccaGGCGGCGCTGGACGCGACGAGCGACCCGTCCGCCGTCGTCGGCTCCGCGAGAAAGTTCGTCGCCGGGCTGAAGACGCTGTTCGTGTGCAGCGCCGAGGTCGACCGCCTCACGGACGCCGTCGAGGCCCTCGAGCGCCTCGCCGGACCCGGCGCCGACCTCGACATCTTCCTCAAGACGCTCCagctcgacgccgccgccaacgccatGGACGTCGACGGACCTTCTTCCGCCTTCGTGGCTGCGCGGTATAGggcggagcaggggagctACTCTGTTTCCgctgccggagacgacgatgacgagaTGCCAATGCTGGGCGTGAAGAGGAAGCGCGTTGGGGGGTGTTCCGGCGTGGAGCAAGCCGGAGCTGAAGATGGCGATGgggagggcgaggcggcgtcctgtggcggcggcggggagcgggTTGTTGTTTTCGTGGACCGCGCGTGCCGGCACAAGCGGCGGGCGCTGGCGTGCAGGCGGCAcgccgcgggcgccggcgctgctcccgcggcggcggtggcggtggccatggccAGGGTGCGGCGGCGCATCGGGAGGCCGGACATCGGGCGGCGCCTCTCGAGCATCTCCCTGCAGTGA
- the LOC100833162 gene encoding uncharacterized protein LOC100833162, translating into MAQNSFVPDAWVWITSLPPFSQWHSNSMSLCICATPSASAFSPPPSVSLSAAKAPPSHQPSYLTFSISANYREPISLWTSKPLHLKTKTQQSLDEQDMVQLFVDIVNQVLRYGPENKTNNNKQPSFRFPGSAQRLLLEGSFNDAFNIAFLSLAFLVCIYEAPRDLRRGCLDTLRAQLTGSKCRGAAKTLVRMLGANLEEQWMQTMNLAVTNWIVELQRSSRHPLIGAAPPMFSYAVQASGLWKVQLYCPVIAMGMEDPAAAAATQDERLLFSLTYQQLEGVVQLAYRTVRRESWVDVEVKVDNIRCDVESLVSETLMAERGYGSEEKHFPSRIMLQITPMQQTDILSVSLSRSSDNPTHEFGLEKGLEASFDPPNTFGLKASVAESLTLAMKPWKFEQSVHGNTATFSWFLHDGVNGREVYSSRPSKLSLLQPRAWFRDRYSNVCRPFTKQGGVVFARDEYGDSVSWKVCGAALGKTMEWDVRGWIWVTYWPNKQRTSHSETRWLQFRECLQLPLAN; encoded by the exons ATGGCTCAGAATAGCTTCGTGCCTGATGCCTGGGTTTGGATCACCAGCCTCCCTCCATTCTCCCAATGGCACTCCAACAGCATGTCCCTCTGCATCTGCGCCAcgccatcggcatcggcgttTTCCCCGCCGCCATCGGTGAGCCTCTCGGCCGCCAAAGCACCTCCCTCCCACCAGCCTTCCTACCTCACCTTCTCCATCTCCGCAAACTACCGTGAGCCAATCTCGCTGTGGACATCAAAACCGCTCCACCTGAAAACCAAGACACAACAATCTCTGGACGAACAAGACATGGTGCAGCTTTTCGTCGACATCGTGAACCAGGTCCTGCGATACGGACCTGAAAACAagaccaacaacaacaagcagCCCTCCTTCCGGTTCCCGGGGTCGGCGCAGCGGCTTCTTCTGGAAGGCAGCTTCAACGACGCATTCAACATAGCTTTCCTGTCCCTGGCCTTCCTGGTCTGCATCTACGAGGCTCCCCGTGACCTCCGCCGAGGGTGCCTGGACACGCTGAGAGCACAGCTGACGGGCTCCAAGTGCAGGGGCGCAGCGAAGACGCTCGTCAGGATGCTTGGGGCAAACCTCGAGGAGCAATGGATGCAGACGATGAACCTCGCGGTGACCAACTGGATCGTCGAGCTCCAGCGGTCCTCGCGCCACCCGCTGATCGGGGCGGCACCGCCGATGTTCTCGTATGCGGTCCAGGCAAGCGGGCTGTGGAAGGTCCAGCTCTACTGCCCGGTGATCGCCATGGGCATGGAGGACCCTGCTGCAGCCGCAGCCACGCAGGACGAGCGGCTCCTCTTCTCGCTCACTTACCAGCAACTCGAAGGCGTGGTTCAGCTGGCCTACAGGACGGTCCGAAGGGAGAGCTGGGTCGACGTCGAGGTCAAGGTGGATAACATAAG GTGCGACGTGGAATCTCTGGTCTCGGAGACACTCATGGCGGAGCGAGGATACGGGTCGGAAGAGAAGCATTTCCCGTCCAGAATCATGCTACAAATCACACCCATGCAACAAACAGACATACTCTCCGTCTCCCTCAGCAGGTCCTCCGACAACCCGACACACGAATTCGGGCTCGAGAAAGGCCTCGAGGCCTCCTTCGATCCCCCAAACACCTTCGGCCTCAAGGCGTCCGTCGCCGAGAGCCTGACGCTGGCCATGAAGCCATGGAAGTTCGAGCAGTCGGTGCACGGGAACACGGCCACCTTCAGCTGGTTCCTGCACGACGGCGTCAACGGCAGGGAGGTCTACTCGTCGAGGCCGTCCAAGCTCTCGCTGCTCCAGCCCAGGGCCTGGTTCAGGGACAGGTACTCGAATGTGTGCCGCCCGTTTACGAAGCAGGGTGGGGTTGTCTTTGCGAGGGATGAGTATGGCGATAGTGTCAGCTGGAAGGTCTGTGGCGCCGCGTTGGGGAAGACGATGGAGTGGGATGTTAGGGGGTGGATTTGGGTTACCTACTGGCCTAACAAACAGAGGACCTCCCATAGTGAGACCAGGTGGCTTCAGTTCAGAGAGTGCCTGCAACTTCCCCTTGCAAATTAA
- the LOC100833476 gene encoding uncharacterized protein LOC100833476 isoform X1: MASSARARMGAGRKTETYNAATPSNTRLHGDQSFSAHNLKEDKLAGVIFGCTHKTINECLSKQLFGLPAGHFTYVKNIKPGLPLFLFNYSDRKMHGIFEAATSGQLAIDQFAWSHDGRTKTLYPAQVHVSTKTQCLPLPENKYKSVISGNYYLFRHFYFELDHAQTRDLISLFVPAPVHPAPNKRSPSVPPAPVHAISNNQFGVSSHSLDPVPYKLVDQNADNASASRTSKNNFDEEASDWDDLDDGLTEKGLDAVSDYRPHINAVHDEQHDTMAILQKLQELSLLRQEKAQSSKDVVSISDKSIPQESPPGATFPKDPSNVTLEGDPVVKDNTSFEQHCGNDELVQIINEIAKKTEAIGKKQIESDQEILVLRKYVKNMKTKLQQLQYQHDKLQMEYSAVLLGETRNIVEGPSIFLIGGHNGISWLPSLDSFYPTIDRLMPLRPMSSARSYTGVAALNDHIYVFGGGDGSSWYNTVECYNRVSNEWMACPRLKQKKGSLAGATLNGKIFAIGGGDGYQSLSEVEMFDPALGSWIYSPFMRQCRFTPAAAELNGVLYVVGGYDFNSNTYLQSMERYDPREGLWTQLASMTTKRGSHSVTVLGEALYAVGGHDGNHMVSTVEIFDPRANSWRLSSPISIPRGYACAVTANDNVYLIGGIETNGENIETVEMYNERQGWSIPGYKAIGQRSFASSIVV; this comes from the exons ATGGCCTCCAGCGCCCGAGCAAG AATGGGTGCTGGAAGGAAGACTGAGACCTACAATGCTGCGACACCAAGCAATACACGGTTGCACGGGGACCAATCCTTTTCTGCTCATAATCTCAAGGAAGATAAGCTAGCTGGAGTTATTTTTGGCTGCACACACAAAACCATCAATGAGTGCCTCTCTAAACAGCTATTTG GTTTGCCTGCGGGACATTTCACCTATGTGAAGAATATTAAACCAGGTCTGCCACTGTTTCTGTTCAATTATAGTGACAGAAAAATGCATGGCATTTTTGAGGCTGCAACTTCTGGCCAACTTGCCATTGACCAATTTGCTTGGAGTCATGATGGTAGAACAAAGACACTATATCCTGCACAG GTTCATGTCTCCACCAAAACTCAGTGCCTGCCACTCCCAGAAAACAAATACAAAAGTGTGATTAGTGGCAATTATTATTTATTTCGCCACTTCTACTTCGAGCTAGATCATGCACAAACAAGAGATttaatttctttgtttgtaCCTGCTCCTGTTCATCCTGCTCCAAACAAACGGAGTCCTTCCGTACCTCCTGCTCCTGTTCATGCTATTTCAAACAATCAGTTTGGTGTTTCGTCGCATTCACTTGATCCAGTTCCTTACAAACTGGTTGATCAAAATGCCGACAATGCTAGTGCAAGTAGAACATCAAAGAACAACTTTGATGAGGAGGCTTCTGACTGGGATGATTTGGATGATGGTTTGACTGAGAAAGGATTAGATGCTGTGAGTGATTACCGTCCACATATCAATGCAGTGCATGATGAACAACATGACACAATGGCTATTTTGCAAAAGTTGCAAGAATTGTCTCTTCTGCGTCAGGAGAAGGCCCAATCCTCGAAGGATGTTGTTTCTATTTCAGATAAAAGCATTCCTCAAGAATCACCGCCAGGTGCTACTTTTCCTAAAGATCCATCTAATGTCACCTTGGAGGGTGATCCAGTTGTGAAAGACAACACATCCTTTGAGCAACATTGTGGAAATGATGAG CTGGTTCAAATTATCAATGAAATAGCCAAGAAGACCGAGGCAATTGGGAAAAAACAG ATTGAGTCAGATCAAGAAATACTTGTATTGAGGAAATATGTAAAGaacatgaaaacaaaacttcagCAACTGCAATACCAACATGACAAATTACAAATGGAGTACTCAGCTGTACTCCTTGGCGAAACACGCAATATTGTGGAAGGGCCATCAATATTCCTTATAGGTGGCCATAATGGCATTAGCTGGTTGCCATCCCTTGATTCCTTTTACCCTACAATAGATAGACTAATGCCACTAAGGCCAATGAGCTCGGCCCGGTCATATACTGGCGTTGCTGCACTGAACGATCACATCTATGTTTTTGGTGGTGGCGATGGCAGTTCATGGTATAACACAG TGGAATGCTACAACAGGGTGAGCAACGAGTGGATGGCATGCCCACGCTTGAAACAGAAGAAAGGAAGTCTTGCTGGAGCCACATTGAATGGTAAAATATTTGCTATTGGCGGGGGCGATGGGTATCAGTCTTTATCAGAAGTTGAGATGTTTGACCCAGCACTTGGGAGTTGGATATACAGCCCTTTTATGCGGCAATGT CGATTTACTCCTGCCGCAGCCGAATTAAATGGGGTTCTCTATGTAGTTGGTGGTTATGATTTCAACAGCAACACATACTTACA ATCAATGGAGAGGTATGATCCAAGGGAAGGTCTCTGGACCCAGCTTGCAAGCATGACGACAAAAAGAGGATCCCACTCTGTGACCGTCTTGGGGGAAGCCCT ATATGCTGTGGGAGGGCATGATGGAAACCACATGGTTTCCACTGTGGAGATCTTTGACCCTCGTGCCAATTCGTGGAGGTTAAGCAGCCCGATCAGCATCCCAAGAGGATACGCATGTGCGGTGACAGCGAACGATAATGTGTACCTCATTGGTGGGATTGAAACCAATGGAGAAAATATTGAAACT GTGGAAATGTACAACGAGAGGCAAGGCTGGTCGATCCCTGGTTACAAAGCGATAGGGCAAAGGTCGTTTGCCTCTTCTATTGTGGTCTGA